Below is a window of Pseudarthrobacter equi DNA.
GACCAGTTTTCCCATCCATGCCGGTGCTTCCCGGAACGGTTCGTCGAAATAGTCCTCGGGCTGTTGCAGCGTCACGGCAATGGCGCGCAGCAGTTCCATCCCCACCCCGGACATCAGTTCCGCCCAAGCCATGGCTGCCGGCTTTAGTTCAGGGAACGCTTCGTCGGGCCACTGGTTGGGTCCCTGCAGCAGCCAGTACGGCTGGTCCGGCGGATAGCTGTCCACGGGCGGACGCTCGGGGGAGTAGTCGATCTGCTCGCGCGCATCCGCCCGCCCCTGCGTCACTTCGGTTCCCATCCGGGTATAACCGCGGAAGTGCGGGGAAAGCCGGTTGTCCAGCTTCATCCGTTCTTCGAGGGGAAGGTTGAAGAACCGCCGGACGGCGTCAAGGAGCTGGTCCGCCTGCCCTGGCGAACCCCCGTAACCGGTGATTTGGAAGAAGCCCACGTCATGGGTGGCATGCCGCAACTGCTCGATGAATTCCGGACTGAAGGTCCCGTAGGGCTGCCGTGCGGTACTCAAATCCAGAACAGGTATGGCTCCCTGGTCGTGTGACATCCTCGCAGACTAGCACCGTAAGGATGCGCTTTATAGGCTTCGTTCATGGACCCCGCCCTGCTGCGAAAAATCTGCCTCTCATTCCCCGGTGCCTTCGAGGACTACCCGTTCGGACCGGAGATTGCCGTCTTCAAGGTCCGTGCCCACGTAGCCGGAGGGGCCCGGCATGAGGCGAAGCTCTTCGCACTGTCCTCCATGGATCCCGGCGATTTCTACGTGAACCTCAAATGCGATCCCTCCTTGGCGGTTCAGTTGCGGGCCGCGCACGCCGCGATCGACGGGGCCTGGCACATGAACAAGACGCACTGGAATGGTGTCCGCCTGGACGGGTCCCTCCCGGAGGACATGGTGCGGGACATGGTGGAGGACTCCTATGACCTGGTGGTTGCCGGCCTGAGCCGCAAGCAGCAGGAACAGCTTGGCTGGGCACGCCTGGGACGTTCGGGTGAATGAGGCACGGGCGGCCCGCGGCAGCCTGAACTATCCGGGTGTTGGAAGTACAAGGCAGGGTACGACGCCGGCGGGGTACGCCAGCGTCGTGGAGGAGGTGCGCCTGGGGTCGGGGCTGCCGCTGTTCCGTCGCGTCGCGGACGGCATCCTTGGGTGGGAACTGCAGCGGCGCGCGGGCCTCCGTGTCCGGGCGGAGTCCCCACAGGCAAGGCCGGGCGTCCGCGTGGTCAGCGGCTTCGGCGTCGGCCCGTTCCGCCTGAACGCGCCGTGCGAGGTGGTTTGGGTCCGGGAACCGTCCGCGGACGGCATGCCACAGGCAGCAGGTTTTGGCTACGGGACGCTTCCGGGACACCCCGCCCGCGGCGAGGAATCCTTTGAGGCGGTCATCGACGCCTCGGGTGCGGTCTACCTCCGGATCCGTGCTTTCAGCAAGCCGGCCAACTGGTTCTACGCCACCGGCGGACTGGTCACCCGGGCGGCCCAGCGGTACGTTACTTCCCGGTACATTGAAGGGGCACGCACACTCGCCGCGGAAGGAACGTCCCAGTGATTTTTATCGTCGTCAAGTTCAAGGTCAAGCCGGAATGGTCGGAGCGCTGGCCGGAGCTGGTGGCAGACTTCACCGCGGCAACCCGGCAGGAGCCCGGCAACCTCTGGTTCGACTGGTCACGAAGCCTGGACGACCCCAACGAGTACGTCCTTGTTGAAGCGTTCAAGGACGACGCCGCGGGCGACCACGTGAACAGCGAACACTTCAAGAAGGCCATGGCGGACATGCCGCAGGCCCTCGCCGAAACTCCCCGCATCATCAGCCGCCAGCTCGAGGGCGACGGCTGGGACCGCATGGGCGAGCTCACCATCGGCTAGGGAAGGACCGCGGCCATGTGGGTCGGCTGGATCGAGTTCGACATCCTCCTGGGCGACGTCCAAAGCCTCAAGGAGAAACGGTCCGTTATCAGGCCGCTCCTTGCTGAACTAAAGCGTCGCTTCGACGTGTCCGTGGCCGAGGTGGGGGACCACGACCAGTACCGCCGCACCAGGGTGGGCGCCGGCCTGGTGGCAGCCGACCGCGCGCACCTCGTGGAGGTGCTCGACGCCGTCGAACGCTTCGTGGCGGGCCGCCCCGAAATCGAGCTGCTCAGCGCCCGCCGCCGGGACCTGCACAGCGAGGATTAAGCGGGCGCAATGGCTGGCGGAGGGGAGATTAAAAACGATTGCTCCGTAACCGCCGTTTTGAGGGCTCAAAAGGGCAATTACGGAGCAATCGAAGGGGAAGGGATCAGCCGAAGTACTTCGGCAGCGTCCCTTCGTGGGCTTCGCGGAGGGCGTCGAGGGACAGGCTCTCCACGCCGTTGATTTCCAGGGCGCCGCTGGCAGCGTCCACCACGCCGATGCGGGTGTGCGCGAAGCCGCGGGCGGTGCACATGTCCGTGAAGCGCACTTCCTCCGAGCGGGGAACGCCCACCACGGCACGTCCCTGGGATTCGGAGAACAGTGCCGTGAACAGGTCCACGCCATCGCGGTCCATGACATCCTGCAGCGCAATCCGCGCGCCGACGCCGTAGCGCAGCGAGGACTCCACCAGCACGGCGGCCAGGCCGCCCTCGGAGAGGTCGTGTGCGGCGTCGATCATGCCGTCGCGGGAGGCGTTGATCAGGATCTCACCCAGTGCGCGCTCGGTCTCAAGGTCCACCTTCGGCGGCTGGCCGCCCAGGTGGCCGCGCATGTTGGCCCACTCAGAGCCGTCCAGCTCGGCAGCGGTAGTGCCCAGCAGGTAGATCGCCTGGCCATCCTCACGCCAGCCCGACGGCGTGCGGCGGGCAACGTCGTCGAGCTTGCCCAGCACCGCCACCACGGGGGAGGGGTGGATGGGGGTGGTGCCCGTCTGGTTGTACAGCGAGACGTTGCCGCCGGTGACGGGGATGCCGAGCACCTGGCAGGCGTCGGACAGGCCGCGGATCGCTTCGGCCAGCTGCCACATGACATCCGGGTCCTCGGGGGAGCCGAAGTTCAGGCAGTCGCTGACGGCCATGGGGATGGCACCTGCGGTGGCAACGTTCCGGTACGCCTCGGCCAGGGCCAGCTGTGCACCGTGGTAGGGATCGAGGTAGGTGTAGCGGCCGTTGGCGTCGGTGGCCAGGGCAACACCCAGGCCGGTTTCCTCGTCAACGCGGACCACGCCGGCGTCGTCCGGGAACGCCATGGAGGTGTTGCCGCCCACGTACCGGTCGTACTGGTTGGTGATCCAGGACTTCGAGCACATGTTCGGCGAGGCCACGAGTTCCGTCACAGCCTTGGCCAGCTCGGCGGGTGCAGCGGGGCGGCCGGCATCCTGAACAGAGCCGGTGAAGGTGTCTGCCTGGACCGAATCCTGCCACTCCGGGCGGGCAAACGGGCGGTCGTAGACCGGGCCGTCGTGCGCCACGGTGCGGGGATCGACATCGACAATCACGTCGCCTTCCCAGGTGATGATCAGGCGGCCGGTGTCGGTGACCTCGCCCAGCCAGGAGTACTCCACGGCCCACTTGTCCATGACGGCCTCGAACGCTTCCACGTTCTCCGGCGTCACAACGGCCATCATGCGTTCCTGGGACTCGGACATCAGGATCTCGCCCGGGGTCAGCGTGGGGTCGCGCAGCAGGACGGAGGTCAGCTCAACCTGCATGCCGCCGTCGCCGTTGGAGGCGAGCTCGGACGTGGCGCAGGAGATGCCTGCCGCGCCGAGGTCCTGGATGCCCTCCACCAGGGAGCCCTTGAACAGCTCAAGGCAGCACTCGATGAGCACCTTTTCGGCGAACGGGTCGCCCACCTGGACGGCGGGGCGCTTGGACGGCTTGGTGTCATCAAAGGATTCGGAAGCCAGCACGGAAGCGCCGCCGATTCCGTCGCCGCCGGTGCGTGCACCGAACAGGACCACCTTGTTGCCCTTGCCCGAGGCGTTGGCAAGCCGGATGTCCTCGTGGCGCATGACGCCAACGGCAAGGGCGTTGACCAGCGGGTTGCCCTGGTAGACGGAGTCGAACACCATCTCGCCGCCGATGTTCGGCAGGCCCAGCGAGTTGCCGTAGCCGCCGATGCCCGCCACGGCGCCGTGCATGACGCGGGCGGTGTCCGGGTGGTCGATGGCGCCGAAGCGCAGCGGGTCCATGACGGCAACGGGGCGTGCGCCCATGGAGATGATGTCGCGGACAATGCCGCCAATGCCGGTTGCCGCGCCCTGGTAAGGCTCAACGAACGACGGCGAGTTGTGCGATTCGATCTTGAAGGTCACGGCCCAGCCGTCCCCCAGGTTGGTGACGCCGGCGTTCTCGCCGATGCCCACCAGCATGTCCTTCTTCATTTCCTCGGTGACCTTTTCGCCGAACTGGCGCAGGTGGTTCTTGGAGGACTTGTAGGAGCAGTGCTCGCTCCACATGACGGAATACATGGCCAGTTCGGCGCCGGTGGGGCGGCGGCCCAGGACCTTGACGATTTCGTCGAACTCGTTCCGCTTCAGGCCAAGCTCGGCCCACGGCAGGTCCGTCTTCGGAGTCTTGCCGGCGTTCTCCACCGTGTCGATGTTGAACTTCTTGGTGGTTTCGGTGGTCACTTGTCGCCTCCCACAATCTTGGTCAGTACGGAGGTGAAGAAACCGAGTCCGTCTGTGTCGGACCCGCCGACACCGGCGGAGCCGGACAACGCAGTCTCGGGGCCAAAGCCCGGTTCCACGGCGTGCTCGGGGTGCGGCATGAGGCCCACCACGTTGCCGGCTGCATTGGAGATGCCGGCGATGTCGCGGCGCGAACCGTTCGGGTTGAAGCCCACGTAACGGAAGACGACGCGGCCCTCGGCCTCGAGGGCGTCCAGGGTCTTGTCGTCCGCGATGTACTGGCCATCCTGGTTCTTCAGAGGGATGGTGATTTCCTGGCCCGCTTCGTAGTCCAGGGTCCAGGCAGTGTTGCTGTTCTCGACGCGCAGGATCTGGTCGCGGCACAGGAACTTCAGGTGATCGTTCTTGATCATCGAACCCGGCAGCAGGTGCGATTCCGTGAGGATCTGGAAGCCGTTGCAGATGCCCAGGACAGGCAGCTTGGCGTCACTGTTGGCGGCGTCGATGATCTTGGACATCAGCGGCGCGAAACGGGCAATGGCGCCGGCACGGAGGTAGTCACCGTAGGAGAACCCGCCGGGGATGACGACGGCGTCCACGTCACCGAGTTCGGTGTCGCCGTGCCAGAGTTCGACGGCGGTGGCACCGGCCAGGCGCACGGCGCGGGCGGCATCCCGGTCATCAAGGGTGCCGGGGAAGGTAACGACGCCGATCCGGGCGCCGGCGAGGCGCGGCTCCGCCGCGACGGCGATGGCCTCGCCGATCAGGGGAAGTTCAGTCATCTCAGGCCTCGACGACCTCGACGTTGACGACGTCCTCGATCACGGGGTTGGACAGGAGGGTTTCGGCGGCGTCGCGGGCCTGGGCCAGGATCTCCTCCGTCACCTCGCCGTCCACGGTCAGTTCGAAGCGCTTGCCCTGGCGGACAGAGCTGAAGCTGGTGAAGCCGAGGCGGGGAAGAGCGCCGACGATCGCCTTTCCCTGGGGGTCAAGAATCTCGGGCTTGGGCATGACGTCAACAACGATCCGGGGCATCCGGCAACTCCTGTGCGTGAGCTTGGGTAAGGGCGCAGCGGAGTGGTGCCGTCTCACGCCGTACCGGTAGTGGGGGCACACTGTAAGGCAGTGTTCCAGACTTTGTGGACGGGCGCTCCGCGAGCTTGCCTTATCATTCTACCGGCCCGGCGGCCCCACCCTGTATTCGGTAGATCCACGTCACGGTGGGGCCCGCAAAAGCGGAATCCGGCGCTTCCGGCCAATCCCGCTATGGAGTTGAAACGGACCCTTCACTAGGATGACGGGATGGCAGAGAATTCGAAGTCCGTCCTTTTGCCAGTGATGGCCGCAGCCGTATTTGCCGGCCTGGGCCGGATGGTCTTCCAGAAGATCAAAGCCGACCGCCGTGCCCGGGAAACCCGCACGGCCGGACCGGTGGACGAGAAGACCCGGCAATGGATCAGCGACGTGGTCCGGACCCCCCGGCAGTAGCGTCCTGCCGCGGATTCCCGCGCCCTGCCCCTGACGCGCAGGGCTTCCCGGGCTGCCCGTCAGGGTCCCCGCCAGCGCTGTATATGACTGGCGAAAATTCGCCGTATGTGCCCTATGTCATATTCGGCTATCAGTCTGTACTCTGTGAACCGGCTGGTCTTATCGAATTACAAAACCTGTAATTCCCTGTACCAAGCCGGTCGTTTCCGGCCCTCTAATCCTGACAGGCCGGTTCATCGTGAAAGGGTGCACGTGAAATTAACAGGAAAGAGCCCTGCAAGGGGCGGCGGGTTCCGGAGGGCTGCAGCGTTCTCCGTGGGGATTCCGCTGCTTCTTGGTTCAGTGGCAGCCGTGCCAGCCACGGCAGCCCCCGCCACGGGGCAGGTTCCGTCGGTCCAGCAGAAGAACCTTGATCCCAAGGACTACCAAGCCGGCCGGTACATCGTGGTACTGGCGGAGAAGCCCGCAGCCACCTATGCAGGCGGCACCGGCGACCTGAGCGCTACGAAACCCCAGAGCGGAAAGAAGCTCGACGCCGGGCGGCCCGAGGTGCAGCGCTACCAGCAGCATCTCGAAACGCAACAGCGCGAGATCGCCAAGGACGAAAGCGTCCAGATCAAACGCAACTTCACCGCCGCCATCAATGGCTTCGCCGCGGATCTCTCCGCCGACCAGGCGCTGAAGCTGGCCAAGGATCCGAAGGTCCTCATGGTGGCGCCGGATACCGAGAACGCGCCGGACTACTCCACCACCGATTTCCTTCAGCTCTCCGGCCCGCAAGGCATCTGGAATACATCCTTCGGTGGCACGGAGAACGCCGGCAAGGGCGTTGTGGTGGGAGTCATCGACTCCGGCTACACCCCCTCCAGCCCTTTCTTCGCCGGAACCGACGTCAAGCCGCTGGCCGGAAACCCCGAGGTGGGCGTGCCCTACCGGACAGCAGACGGCAAGATCGCCATGTTGAAGTCCGACGGCGACACGTTCGTGGGCGAATGCCAAAAAGGCGAAGGCACCGGGGCAGCTTTCGACGGCAGTGCCTGCAACTCCAAGGTCCTCAGCGCCCGCTACTTCGCCGACGACTTCAAGAAGTACGTCCCGGAGGCCAACCGTGCCCCCGAGGAAGTGCTCTCTCCCGTTGACGTCGGAAGCCACGGCACCCACACCGCCAGCACCGCAGCCGGAAACGCGAACGTCAGGGCCAACCTTGGCGGCCGCGACATGGGCATCACAGGCGGCGTCGCTCCGGCGGCCAAACTCTCCATCTACAAGGTCTGCTGGGAAGACACCGACCCCAACACCGGCGGCTGCTACAGCTCCGCATCGGTGGCCGCCATCAACCAGGCGATCCTGGACGGCGTGGATGTCCTGAACTACTCCATTTCGGGCAGCACCTCCACCACCACGGACCCAGTTGCTTTGGCGTTCCTCTCCGCAGCCTCAGCCGGAGTCTTCGTTTCCGCCTCCGCAGGCAACAGCGGCCCCACGGCCAGCACCGTGAACCACGGCGCACCATGGCTCACCACTGTCGCTGCCTCGTCCTTCTCCACCGAGCTGCAGGGAACTGTTGAATTCGAGGACGGCAGCAAGTACCGCGGTGCCAGCCTGATGGCCAACAACGTCCCGGCCAGCCCGCTGGTCCTCGCAGCATCGGCTGCAGCAGCAGGAGCCGCAAGCCCCGAACTCTGCGGACCGAACACACTGGACCCCGCCAAGGTGGCCGGCAAAATCGTTGTCTGTGACAGGGGAGTTGTTGACCGCGTTGCCAAGAGTGCCGAGGTCAAGCGCACCGGCGGCGTCGGCATGATCCTCGTCAACGTCACCCCGTCCTCCGAGGACGTGGACCAGCACGCCGTACCCACTGTCCACGTGAATCCGCCGGCAACGCAGCAGATCAAGGACAAGCTGGCGGCCAACCCCGCCATCAAAGCCGCGCTGGTGAACAAAGACACCACCGGCCTGCCGCAGGAGCCCCAGCCGCAGATCGCCGGATTCTCCTCACGAGGCCCGCTGCTGGCCACCGACTCCGACCTGCTGAAGCCGGACGTCGCCGCTCCCGGCGTCGCCGTGCTGGCCGGTGTCTCTCCCATCGGTGAAGCCGGCGCCCAGTTCGGCATGATGTCCGGCACATCGATGGCCGCCCCGCACGTGGCAGGCTTCGGTGCGCTGGTCCTGGGCAAGAACCCCACCTGGTCTCCCGCCACGGTCAAGTCAGCCATGATGACCACCGCTACGGACGTCAAGAACGCGGACGGCAGCCGCAACACAGATGTCTTCGCCACCGGCGCAGGCCAGGTGTCCGTTGCCAAGGTCCTGGACCCGGGCCTGGTGTACGACGCCAACGAGACCGACTACCTGAAGTTCATCCAGGGAACCGGACTGGACCTGGGCATCCCGGATCTGGGAACCACCGCGCCGCGCGACATGAATGTGGCCTCGTTTGCGCTGGGCTCACTGACCGGCAGGCCTGAGGTCACCCGCACGGTGACCGCGCTGACCCCCGGCCTGTACCGCGCCCAGGTGAACGTGCCGGGCGTCAAGGTCACCGTGACCCCCTCGATCCTGAACTTCAGCGCGGTGGGCGAAAAGCGGACGTTCAAGGTCAAGTTCGAAAACGCCTCCGCCCCCACGGGCCAGTTCGCCATGGGCAGCCTGGTCTGGCAGGGTGCCGGCAAGAATGTCGCTTCACCGGTAGCGGTCCGTCCGCAGTCCGTAGTGGCGCCGGCGAATGCCGCCTTCAGCTCAGTGGGCGGGACCGGCCAGGGGAAGATTCCCGTGGTGTCCGGAACCAACGCACCGGTCAGCATGACGGTGGACGGCCTGTCCAAGGCGGATTCAACTGCCGTGGAACTGGTTCCCGGGCCGCTGGCCCTGGCGAACAACACCTCCAACGCCATGAAGCAGGTGACGGTGGCGGCGGGTTCGCCGCTGGCCAAGTTCTCCGTCTTCTCCTCGGACGAGAACGCTGACTTCGATCTCCTGGTGTTCACTCCGGATGGGAAGCAGTTGGCCTCCCAGACGGTGTCCGCCAGCGAATCGGTGTCCGTCAGCAATCCCAAGGCCGGCGTGTACACAATGTTCGCCAACCTCTACGCCAGCCCTAACGGCCAGCCCACCAAGGCATCATTGGATGCTGCGGTCCTGGGTGCCAACATGGGCAACGCCTCGGTCAGCCCGAACCCGCTTCGGCTGGCGAACGGTACTGCCGGTGACGTGACGTTGTCGTGGCAGAACCTTGAACCGGGCTCCTACATCGGCCGGGTCAACTATTCCGGGGGTGCCACTCCCACCTTTGTCTCGGTGGTGGTAACCCCGGGTGCCGGTGCCGTGGTCCCGGATGACGAGCAGACAGACCCGGGCAAGAAGGACAAGAAGGACAAGGTCAAGAAGGAAAAGAAGAAGAAGGAGTTCCAGGACGAATCGGGGAGCTCCAACCTGGGGATCTAGGCGCCAGCCTCCCAGGAGGCCCGGAGCCTGAATAACCGGACAACTGATGGCCGGCGGACCGACTGCGATCCGCCGGCCATCCTTGTCTTGGGCCGGGTAACCGTCCGCCTAGGTAGTACCGGCGGCTCCGGCAGTTCCGCCCAGCAGTGGAGCAAGGGCCCGCCACCGGGAAATCTCGCAACCATCGGTCAGGGTCAGCGTCGTGTGAACACGCCTGCCCTGGAACGTCCCCGTGACGACGGCCTGCTGGGGCCCGCCATACTGCTGGGTACACAGGCGCGGCGGCCCGGGTTCCGGGAAGAAGATCGCAGGTCCGTGTTTCAGGACAGCGTCGAGGGCGGCCTGCGGGTCCGGTACGGTCGAGCCGGGGGACACCTTGCCGTGGCTGGCCTGCAGGGTGAATTTATGGTGCGGGCCGTCAGGCGTTTCGCTGAGGTTGATGACCAGGTGGACGGATCCGGGGTCAGGCTGCGCCTTGTTCTCCATGGACTTCTCCTTTCGCGGACCTGGTGGTCTCGCCTGTGGCCTCCGCCAAAGACGCTGCCAGCCGGCCCCGGAGTATTGCGGCTTCCTGGGCAAAGCCACGCTGCCGGGCAACGTAGTCGGCCTTTCCATCGGTGGTCTCAATCCGGATGGGCGGGTAGCCCCAGCCGGCGAGGTCGTAGGGGGAGGCCTGCATATCCATGGCGCGGATCCGCCAGGAGAGCTCGAAGCAGTCCATGACCAGCTCGCTCGGAAGTGCCGGAAGCAGCTTGTAGGCCCACTTGTAGAGGTCCATGTTGGCATGCAGGCAGCCGGGCTGTTCCATGTGCCGTTGGGAGTCCCGGGTAGGCAGGTGCTCATTGAGCGGCAACGCATCAGGAGTATAGAAGCGGAACGCATCAAAGTGGGTGCAGCGGATGCGGTTATCCTCCACCACCTGGTCGGTTCCCTCCGAACCCAGGCGCAGTTTCAGGTATTCGTGGCGCAGATCGAACTTGTCCTGGCGGTACACCATGGCCCATTCGTGCAGGCCAAAGCAGCCGAACTGGGCAGGCCTTGCCGCGGTTCCGCGCAGGATGATCTCCGCGAAGGCCACCGCGTCCGCACGGTCGGCCAGGAAGGCGGCCCGGTCGAAGGTGACCGCCGTGCTTCCCGCAGGCAGGCCGAGCGCAGCCAGTTCGCCGTCGTCGAGCACCCGGTAGTGCTTCCAACCGCGCCGGGCCTCGCCCGCGCTGCCCGCGAGGACGGTTCCGGCGCCCGGGTGCCAGCGGCGAAGCTGACCCGGTTTTTGCGTGTAGTAGGTGAAGAGGAAGTCCTCCACCGGATGTTTCCGTCCGGCGGACCTCCGCTCCAAATAGGGATCCGCGTAGCGGCCGACGCGCAGCTGGTGGGCCTCTTCCCTCGCCCGCCACTCGTTGGCCGCAAGGAGCTTAAGTTGCTCCACCGGCGCCTCCCAGTATGTCTTTCGCGGCGTCCCAGGCGCTGATCTCGCAACCGTCCGTGCGGGCGAAGGATGCTTCGACGGCGGTTCCGTCAACCACTCCGCTCACGGTCGCCTTTTCCGGTCCGCCATATTGCTGGGTGCAGGCCTGGGCCGTGCGGGGCGCCGGGTTCAGCAGGGCCGAATTCCGTTTGAGGGCGGCGCAGGCGGCGTCGGCCGTCGGGTGGCTGCTTTCGCCTGCCGGCACTCCGGCTTCGCACACCAGCGTGTAGTTGACTGCGGCTTGGCCTTCAGCCGGAATGACAGTGATGGCAAGTTCGGCATTGCCCTGGCCAGGCCCGGCAGGCAGCGCGGACGGGGAAGCGGGCGGCGGGGCCGGAACTGACGTTTCGGTGTCCGGGGACGGAGTGGCTGTTGACGGGGGCGCGGTTGCCGAAGACGTGGCGGAGGAGGTTGGCGACGGAGCCGGGGACGTGGACGGCGGGTTGCCGCCGTCCGGGCCACCGGTGCAGGCGGAGAGCAGCCCCGCGGTGACGGCAAGGGCCGCTAGGTGAAGCCGCACGTTACGCATGGTCCGACGCCTCATTCATGCCTCGATTCTAACTTCCCCGGGTTGTCCCGCGGGCTGCGCTGATCCGGGCCTGTGCGCTGGAGGGGAGTGTGCTGCGCTGCCTATGACTCCGTGCTGCCGGATGTGGCGGCGATGAGCGCCATCATGCTGGCGTGCAGTTCGGTGACCTGCCCGCGGGTCAGTCCCAGCCTGTCCATCATGGTGCCGGGAACCTTGAGCGCCTCCTGCCGGAGGGCGGCTCCCTTCGGCGTGAGTTCCACCGACAGCGCACGTTCGTTCCCGTCAGCGCGTTGCCGGGTGATGTATCCAGCGGCTTCAAGGCGGCGCAGCAGCGGTGAAATGGTGGCGGGTTCCTGGGCCAGGGCTTCGCTGATGTTCCTGACGGTGCGGGGACTTGTTTCCCAGAGCGCGAGCATGACGAGGTACTGCGGGTGTGTCAGGTTCAGTTTTTCGAGGACGGGCTTGTAGGCGCCTACGACGCTGCGGGAAGCCACGGTCAGGGCGAAGCACAACTGGTGCTCCAGGAGCAGGTCGTCTTCACGGGTGTCCGGGGCGGCTGCGGTGGTCATTGGTCCTCCAACTGTTAGTGCACTAATAATTAGCGTACACTTTTGGTAGGCAGAATGTCAGATGGAAGGAAAGTTCATGGCCAGGCGCAACACTGAAGACAGGGGTAACGCTTCCCAGCGGTTCATGCGGGCCACCGGCAAATTGCGGGCAGTCTTCGGGCCGGCCAACCGCTCCGCCCTCGGCCACGCCATGACCGAGGAAAACCGTCGGCTGCTCGCTCAGCGCGAGGCTGAAAGCCAGCAATGGGAAACCATCACCCGGCCGGACGGAAGCACCTACGTGGTGCCAAAGGATCCGGGCGACAAATCCCTGCGCTGACGGGCCTGCGGTTCCGTCACTAGCCAATCGGCCGCCGCGCCCCGCCGTGAGGTGACGCCCGATGGTCCGGAGCTTTTTGCACCTTCCCGGCGTAAAATGAGGGGCACCGGCTCCCGGGTGGAGCCAATGGCTCATTTCCTCGCACCGGGGAAGGGGGTGGAAAACAGTGGCACACGTACTCAGCGGATTTATGAGCATGACGGACCGGCTCCGCTTCTTCTTCGGTCCAGCGACCCGGCTCGATGCCGATACTCCGGTGATCCACAGGCACGATGACTTCGAGCAGGCCTCGGAGGAGGACCTTTCGCACTTCGTGGTGGAAACCGACTCAACAGGCCACCACTACGCCGTCCGGCTGGAAGACCTGGAACGGGAAAGCTGAACCCTTCCGTAGACAGGTCCCGGGCCGCACAGCATGAAAAAAGCCGGGCCGC
It encodes the following:
- a CDS encoding SSI family serine proteinase inhibitor; translation: MRNVRLHLAALAVTAGLLSACTGGPDGGNPPSTSPAPSPTSSATSSATAPPSTATPSPDTETSVPAPPPASPSALPAGPGQGNAELAITVIPAEGQAAVNYTLVCEAGVPAGESSHPTADAACAALKRNSALLNPAPRTAQACTQQYGGPEKATVSGVVDGTAVEASFARTDGCEISAWDAAKDILGGAGGAT
- a CDS encoding 3-methyladenine DNA glycosylase, with translation MEQLKLLAANEWRAREEAHQLRVGRYADPYLERRSAGRKHPVEDFLFTYYTQKPGQLRRWHPGAGTVLAGSAGEARRGWKHYRVLDDGELAALGLPAGSTAVTFDRAAFLADRADAVAFAEIILRGTAARPAQFGCFGLHEWAMVYRQDKFDLRHEYLKLRLGSEGTDQVVEDNRIRCTHFDAFRFYTPDALPLNEHLPTRDSQRHMEQPGCLHANMDLYKWAYKLLPALPSELVMDCFELSWRIRAMDMQASPYDLAGWGYPPIRIETTDGKADYVARQRGFAQEAAILRGRLAASLAEATGETTRSAKGEVHGEQGAA
- a CDS encoding serine protease inhibitor; translation: MENKAQPDPGSVHLVINLSETPDGPHHKFTLQASHGKVSPGSTVPDPQAALDAVLKHGPAIFFPEPGPPRLCTQQYGGPQQAVVTGTFQGRRVHTTLTLTDGCEISRWRALAPLLGGTAGAAGTT
- a CDS encoding MarR family winged helix-turn-helix transcriptional regulator, with protein sequence MTTAAAPDTREDDLLLEHQLCFALTVASRSVVGAYKPVLEKLNLTHPQYLVMLALWETSPRTVRNISEALAQEPATISPLLRRLEAAGYITRQRADGNERALSVELTPKGAALRQEALKVPGTMMDRLGLTRGQVTELHASMMALIAATSGSTES
- a CDS encoding S8 family serine peptidase — protein: MSYSAISLYSVNRLVLSNYKTCNSLYQAGRFRPSNPDRPVHRERVHVKLTGKSPARGGGFRRAAAFSVGIPLLLGSVAAVPATAAPATGQVPSVQQKNLDPKDYQAGRYIVVLAEKPAATYAGGTGDLSATKPQSGKKLDAGRPEVQRYQQHLETQQREIAKDESVQIKRNFTAAINGFAADLSADQALKLAKDPKVLMVAPDTENAPDYSTTDFLQLSGPQGIWNTSFGGTENAGKGVVVGVIDSGYTPSSPFFAGTDVKPLAGNPEVGVPYRTADGKIAMLKSDGDTFVGECQKGEGTGAAFDGSACNSKVLSARYFADDFKKYVPEANRAPEEVLSPVDVGSHGTHTASTAAGNANVRANLGGRDMGITGGVAPAAKLSIYKVCWEDTDPNTGGCYSSASVAAINQAILDGVDVLNYSISGSTSTTTDPVALAFLSAASAGVFVSASAGNSGPTASTVNHGAPWLTTVAASSFSTELQGTVEFEDGSKYRGASLMANNVPASPLVLAASAAAAGAASPELCGPNTLDPAKVAGKIVVCDRGVVDRVAKSAEVKRTGGVGMILVNVTPSSEDVDQHAVPTVHVNPPATQQIKDKLAANPAIKAALVNKDTTGLPQEPQPQIAGFSSRGPLLATDSDLLKPDVAAPGVAVLAGVSPIGEAGAQFGMMSGTSMAAPHVAGFGALVLGKNPTWSPATVKSAMMTTATDVKNADGSRNTDVFATGAGQVSVAKVLDPGLVYDANETDYLKFIQGTGLDLGIPDLGTTAPRDMNVASFALGSLTGRPEVTRTVTALTPGLYRAQVNVPGVKVTVTPSILNFSAVGEKRTFKVKFENASAPTGQFAMGSLVWQGAGKNVASPVAVRPQSVVAPANAAFSSVGGTGQGKIPVVSGTNAPVSMTVDGLSKADSTAVELVPGPLALANNTSNAMKQVTVAAGSPLAKFSVFSSDENADFDLLVFTPDGKQLASQTVSASESVSVSNPKAGVYTMFANLYASPNGQPTKASLDAAVLGANMGNASVSPNPLRLANGTAGDVTLSWQNLEPGSYIGRVNYSGGATPTFVSVVVTPGAGAVVPDDEQTDPGKKDKKDKVKKEKKKKEFQDESGSSNLGI